The proteins below come from a single Archangium lipolyticum genomic window:
- a CDS encoding Ig-like domain-containing protein produces MSWNVSGSVRPVSFSARWLVPLLCMVLSCDSRPGPEDTAAVNLGRRQDWVVASDSREAAVAEWRASPTEDSALELLRAYFPEPTDAPDVPSSPVPWGERALRVKLPSTEAGTVELATRGHVFRLRARDASEAPVSRFGASSTSSGARHGWAMVGSQARGWDGTQGVVRADEYQVLEGGQGAWKALYEVTVPPGITTVRDADGHLEFLDARGTPVLRMHYPLVADAAGHVRQGEARVWGLEPGSSYACGGLPCHALAGPRLRVEVSLGLEGLSGPAALTMGWSSTGSLATGRYRHTTTLLPNGKVLVAGGYGTKALSSTEVYDPANGTWSSSGSLDTGRDAHTATLLPNGKVLVVGGYQSSYRDVGKVYDPASGTWSSTSSMATSRHSHTATLLPSGKVLVVGGINTYTLAGAELYDPATNTWKSVGPLYLSRSNHTATLLPSGKVLVVGGYNSNYNTLTATAEEYDPATETWSRGASLSAARRLHTATLLPNGKVLVAGGQNGVELSSVEVYDPASYSWNSTGSLSQGRSGHTAVLLPNGRVLVMGGAGTLSSTSMELYNPTSGTWSSAGSLSSPGRNSSTATLLPNGRVLVVGGVSYSGLSSAEVIDPPTGTWPSTSPLASPRSGATATLLPNGKALVTGGRDATGPLSGAQLHDPATGSWSTTASLAMARSHHTATLLPNGKVLVTGGTGADNAPLTSAELYDPATNTWSATAPLATARSLHTATLLSNGKVLVAGGRDSSATPLVSTELYDPVSGSWSAGANLSAARHTHTATPLFNGRVLVAGGYTAGGTPLANAELYDPVSKSWSTVGTLLGARAAHSAVLLPNGQVLVSGGQNASAPLSSAELYDPNTSTWSTTGNLAGARFEHSSTLLVGGQVLVTGGRNATGPLSSAELYDPTSRAWRTAASMTGARASHVAVLLPGGKVLVAGGQGASGPLSSAELYDGSGAPDTSRPTLTTTPLSAGTFILGGTRLTGVSEASSGNHQSSPTNFPMVELRPLEGAGPLTLPALSFSSTSATVDLPALPGGYYLLTVTTHAISGGKVVYVQPDVTPPAAPVMTVPATGARLNTARPLFSGTAEASSTVAVSIDGQLAGTAITTSSGTWSFTPTTSLGEGSHTATATASDLSGNTSPVSATSSFTVDTLEPAAPVLATPTSGALLNTHKPTFSGSAEARSTVAVYLDNTPLGTATADASGAWSFVPASGLTDGIHTATARATDLAGNTGPASAPVSFTLDTVAPAAPVVTAPANGASTRYPRPTLSGTAEALSSVTVFLDGVQMGTVTANGSGTWSFSLPVDLSEGPHTLGVQATDAASNTGPQASSTFTVDTTAPAAAVVTAPVNGALLNTPTPTVSGIAEPSSTVTVFIDGTSVGSTLTNGSGIWSRPLTTALNQGSHTLVANITDAAGNAGPASNSISFSVDSLAPAAPVVKTPVCGTVLNHGTPAFSGTAEPHSTVTVFLNGSPMAIVTAHGAGAWSYTPTTALADASYVLTVSARDAAGNTSPTSASCPFSVDTAAPAAPVVTSPASGAALNTSRPTVSGSAEAHGNVSLFIDGKPAGSTKASASGSWSLAISLTLGDGEHSLTTTATDAAGNTSQASVARAFTVDTVAPTAPLVKAPTSGALLNTSRPTLSGTAEPRSLVSVFIDGSSAGSATADALGAWSLTSTQGLGNGTHTLVAIARDAAGNDSPASESISFTVDATPPAAPTVTAPASGAFLKDPLPTFTGSAEASSTVSVFIDGRLSGTVTASTSGSWSFTPSSPLADRTYSLTVQATDGAGNTSQTSPARTFTVDTVPPPTPVIQTPTGGKVVGPTASILGTAEPSSTVTLFLDGVKLGTASASSSGEWSFSPGTGMPEGTRTLTATATDKAGNVSQSPATVSFTVDATPPQPPVITAPVEGALINTSTPRISGTAEPSTRVLVLSDGWQLGETLVDGSGNWSFTPNSAPLYEGRRRLTAIAVDPAENSSQPSTTRAITVDTLAPVSPEVTAPADGAFLNDPLPTFTGYAEDSSTVSVFLDGRLSGTVTASTSGSWSFTPSSPLADRTYSLTVQATDSAGNTSQASPARTFTVDGPPPTPTVSQPVSGATITARYTFTGFAEASSQVWLVVDEKPLGMVIATSSGVWSFVPSTGLADGAHTLKVIATDQAGNASPYSAPISFTVDGTPPAAPLITAPLSGARVGARPLISGTAEPFSLIEVVIDDTAAGSATCDATGKWSLISSGTLSEGSHSLTATATDMAGNVSQASAARTFVVDAVPPSAPVVTAPTSGALFNTPWPTFSGLAEPNSSITLLIDGQPVGTTTASSSGTWSHTPTEALAEGTRVLTVTATDMAGNTSRPSAARTFTVDTLAPEAPVITSPGVGALVNTGTPSVSGTAEPSSIVALSVDGMAVGQVSASTTGAWSFTFTTRLSDGSHTVTATARDGAGNTSPASDARFFTVDTQAPAVPVVMEPTIGARLRTRTPTLEGTAEAGSRVSVMLDSGTVLSTHANASGVWSLTTEALSEGPHEVKARATDAAGNPSAWSTVISFFVETQAPTGPVTPAVSASAASPTGATTVPTFEGTAGPGTLVRVLVDGEVLTTVRASDSGTWSFTPSTPLSEGTHTMRAVAVDEEGNTLATSSEVSFTVHPPAGSSNPPDANPPDASSPGTGYGCTSTSANAWGWWGLALVWLWKPNRRGSARRTG; encoded by the coding sequence CCCGGGACGCAAGCGAGGCCCCGGTGTCCCGCTTCGGCGCGAGCTCCACCTCCTCTGGCGCACGGCATGGCTGGGCGATGGTGGGAAGCCAGGCCCGGGGATGGGATGGAACACAGGGAGTGGTCCGGGCCGATGAGTACCAGGTGCTGGAGGGAGGGCAGGGGGCCTGGAAGGCTCTCTACGAGGTGACCGTGCCCCCGGGAATCACGACGGTCAGGGACGCGGACGGCCATCTGGAGTTCCTCGACGCCCGAGGGACACCGGTGCTGCGGATGCATTACCCGCTGGTGGCGGACGCGGCGGGGCACGTGCGCCAGGGAGAGGCACGGGTGTGGGGGTTGGAGCCAGGGTCCTCGTATGCGTGCGGTGGTCTGCCGTGCCATGCCCTGGCGGGCCCCCGCCTGCGGGTGGAGGTGTCCCTGGGACTCGAGGGCCTCAGCGGCCCGGCCGCGCTCACGATGGGCTGGAGCTCCACCGGCTCGCTGGCCACGGGCCGCTACCGGCACACGACGACGCTGCTGCCCAACGGCAAGGTGCTGGTGGCCGGCGGCTATGGCACCAAAGCCCTCTCCAGCACGGAGGTGTATGACCCGGCCAACGGGACCTGGAGCTCCTCCGGCTCGCTGGATACGGGCCGCGACGCCCATACGGCGACGCTGCTGCCCAACGGCAAGGTCCTGGTGGTGGGTGGGTATCAATCCTCCTACCGCGACGTCGGCAAGGTGTACGACCCGGCCAGCGGAACCTGGAGCTCCACCAGCTCGATGGCCACGTCTCGCCACAGCCACACGGCGACGCTGCTGCCGAGCGGCAAGGTGCTGGTGGTGGGGGGAATAAACACCTACACGCTCGCTGGCGCGGAGCTGTATGACCCGGCCACCAATACCTGGAAGAGCGTGGGCCCCCTGTATCTGAGCCGCTCGAATCACACGGCGACGCTGCTGCCGAGCGGCAAGGTGCTGGTGGTGGGCGGCTACAACTCCAACTACAACACCCTGACCGCCACCGCGGAGGAGTATGACCCGGCCACCGAGACCTGGAGCCGGGGGGCCTCACTCTCCGCGGCCCGTCGGCTCCACACGGCGACGCTGCTGCCCAACGGCAAGGTGCTGGTGGCGGGAGGGCAGAACGGTGTCGAGCTCTCCAGCGTGGAGGTGTACGACCCGGCCAGCTACAGCTGGAACTCCACGGGCTCCCTGTCCCAGGGCCGCTCCGGTCACACGGCGGTGCTGCTGCCCAATGGCAGGGTGCTGGTGATGGGCGGTGCTGGAACCCTCTCCAGCACGAGCATGGAGCTGTACAACCCGACCAGCGGGACCTGGAGCTCCGCGGGCTCCCTGTCGTCCCCAGGCCGCAACTCCTCCACGGCCACGCTGCTGCCCAACGGCAGGGTGCTGGTGGTGGGGGGCGTCAGCTACAGTGGCCTCTCCAGCGCGGAGGTGATCGACCCGCCCACGGGCACGTGGCCCTCTACCAGCCCGCTGGCCTCGCCACGTTCCGGGGCCACCGCCACGCTGCTTCCCAATGGCAAGGCGCTCGTCACAGGGGGCCGGGACGCCACTGGCCCGCTCAGCGGCGCGCAGTTGCATGATCCGGCCACGGGCAGCTGGAGCACCACCGCCTCGCTGGCCATGGCCCGCTCCCATCACACCGCGACACTGCTGCCCAATGGCAAGGTGCTCGTCACCGGTGGAACGGGTGCCGACAATGCCCCCCTGACCAGCGCCGAACTGTACGACCCGGCCACGAACACCTGGAGCGCCACCGCACCACTGGCCACGGCCCGCTCCCTCCACACGGCCACGTTGCTTTCCAACGGCAAGGTGCTGGTGGCCGGTGGCCGGGACAGCTCCGCCACCCCCCTGGTCAGCACCGAGCTGTATGACCCGGTCTCGGGCTCCTGGAGCGCCGGCGCCAACCTGTCGGCCGCCCGCCATACACACACGGCCACGCCGCTGTTCAACGGCAGGGTGCTGGTGGCCGGCGGCTACACCGCGGGCGGTACCCCGCTCGCCAACGCCGAGCTGTACGACCCGGTTTCGAAATCCTGGAGCACGGTGGGCACGCTGCTGGGCGCCCGTGCCGCGCACTCCGCTGTCCTGCTCCCCAATGGCCAGGTCCTCGTCTCGGGTGGCCAGAATGCCAGCGCCCCCCTCTCCAGCGCCGAGCTCTACGACCCGAACACGAGCACCTGGAGCACGACGGGCAACCTGGCGGGAGCCCGCTTCGAGCACTCCTCCACGCTGCTGGTGGGAGGCCAGGTGCTCGTCACGGGTGGCCGGAACGCCACGGGCCCGCTCTCCAGCGCCGAGCTGTACGACCCGACCTCGAGAGCCTGGCGCACCGCCGCCTCCATGACTGGAGCCCGCGCATCTCACGTGGCCGTGTTGCTGCCTGGCGGCAAGGTGCTGGTGGCCGGTGGCCAGGGCGCCAGCGGCCCGCTCTCCAGCGCCGAGCTCTACGATGGCTCGGGAGCCCCCGACACGTCGCGTCCCACCCTCACCACGACGCCTCTCAGCGCTGGAACCTTCATCCTCGGCGGCACGCGACTCACGGGCGTGTCCGAAGCCAGCAGTGGCAACCACCAGAGCTCCCCGACCAACTTCCCCATGGTGGAGCTGCGCCCCCTGGAAGGGGCAGGGCCACTCACACTGCCCGCGCTGAGCTTCTCGAGCACCTCGGCCACCGTGGACCTGCCGGCGCTGCCCGGGGGCTATTACCTGCTCACCGTCACCACCCATGCCATCTCCGGCGGCAAGGTGGTCTACGTCCAGCCCGACGTGACGCCGCCCGCCGCCCCGGTGATGACCGTGCCCGCCACGGGGGCCCGGCTCAACACCGCACGCCCTCTCTTCTCCGGAACCGCCGAGGCCAGCAGCACCGTGGCGGTGTCGATCGATGGGCAGCTCGCCGGCACCGCCATCACCACCAGCTCGGGGACCTGGAGCTTCACGCCCACCACGAGTCTGGGCGAAGGGAGCCACACGGCGACAGCCACGGCGAGCGACCTGTCTGGCAATACCAGTCCCGTCTCGGCCACGAGCTCCTTCACCGTGGACACCCTGGAGCCAGCCGCTCCGGTGCTCGCCACGCCCACCAGCGGGGCCCTGCTCAACACCCACAAGCCCACCTTCTCGGGGTCCGCCGAAGCCCGAAGCACCGTGGCCGTCTACCTCGACAACACGCCCCTGGGCACGGCCACCGCCGATGCTTCCGGAGCCTGGAGCTTCGTACCCGCCAGCGGCCTGACCGATGGCATCCACACGGCAACGGCCAGGGCCACCGACCTCGCGGGAAACACCGGTCCGGCCTCGGCCCCCGTCTCCTTCACCCTGGACACCGTGGCACCGGCCGCTCCGGTGGTCACGGCTCCCGCCAACGGCGCCTCCACCCGTTACCCCCGTCCGACCCTCTCCGGCACGGCTGAAGCGCTCAGCTCGGTGACCGTATTCCTCGACGGCGTCCAGATGGGCACCGTCACCGCCAATGGCTCGGGCACCTGGAGCTTCTCCCTCCCGGTTGACCTGAGCGAGGGTCCCCATACCCTCGGCGTCCAGGCCACGGATGCGGCGAGCAACACCGGTCCCCAGGCCTCGAGCACCTTCACCGTGGACACCACTGCGCCCGCCGCTGCCGTGGTGACCGCTCCCGTCAACGGCGCCCTGCTCAACACCCCCACGCCCACCGTCTCCGGTATCGCCGAACCCTCGAGCACCGTAACCGTCTTCATCGATGGCACGAGCGTGGGCTCGACCCTCACCAACGGCTCGGGCATCTGGAGTCGTCCCCTCACCACGGCCCTGAACCAGGGCTCGCACACGCTGGTGGCCAACATCACGGATGCGGCCGGCAATGCCGGTCCGGCCTCCAACTCCATCTCCTTCAGCGTGGACTCGCTGGCCCCGGCCGCACCGGTGGTGAAGACCCCCGTCTGCGGCACGGTCCTCAACCACGGCACGCCTGCCTTCTCCGGCACCGCCGAGCCCCACAGCACGGTGACGGTATTCCTCAATGGCTCTCCGATGGCCATCGTCACCGCCCATGGGGCGGGGGCCTGGAGCTACACCCCCACCACGGCCCTGGCGGATGCCTCCTACGTCCTCACGGTCAGTGCCAGGGATGCCGCGGGCAACACCAGTCCCACCTCGGCCTCGTGCCCGTTCTCGGTGGATACCGCGGCCCCCGCGGCGCCGGTGGTGACGAGCCCCGCCAGCGGCGCCGCCCTCAACACCAGCAGGCCCACGGTCTCCGGGTCCGCCGAGGCCCACGGCAACGTGTCCCTCTTCATCGATGGGAAACCCGCCGGGAGCACGAAGGCCAGCGCCTCGGGCTCCTGGAGCCTCGCCATCTCCCTCACCCTGGGTGATGGCGAGCACTCGCTCACCACCACCGCCACGGACGCGGCCGGGAACACCAGCCAGGCCTCGGTGGCCCGCGCGTTCACGGTGGATACCGTCGCCCCCACGGCTCCCCTGGTGAAGGCTCCCACCAGCGGCGCTTTGCTCAACACCAGCAGGCCCACCCTCTCCGGCACCGCCGAGCCCAGGAGTCTGGTGTCCGTGTTCATTGATGGCTCGTCCGCTGGCTCGGCCACGGCCGATGCCCTGGGCGCATGGAGCCTCACGAGTACCCAGGGCCTGGGCAATGGCACGCATACCCTGGTGGCGATCGCCAGGGATGCGGCTGGCAATGACAGCCCGGCCTCCGAGTCCATCTCCTTCACCGTGGATGCCACGCCCCCCGCGGCTCCCACGGTGACGGCACCCGCCAGCGGCGCGTTCCTGAAAGACCCGCTTCCCACCTTCACCGGCTCCGCCGAGGCCTCCAGCACCGTGTCGGTGTTCATCGATGGAAGACTTTCGGGCACGGTGACCGCCAGCACCTCGGGCTCCTGGAGCTTCACGCCGTCCAGCCCCCTCGCGGACCGCACCTATTCCCTCACGGTCCAGGCCACGGATGGCGCCGGCAACACCAGCCAGACCTCACCCGCGCGCACCTTCACCGTGGACACCGTGCCGCCGCCCACGCCAGTCATTCAGACCCCCACCGGGGGCAAGGTGGTGGGCCCCACCGCCTCCATCCTCGGGACGGCCGAGCCCTCCAGCACCGTGACCCTCTTCCTGGATGGGGTGAAGCTCGGAACCGCCTCCGCCTCCAGTTCCGGCGAGTGGAGCTTCTCGCCTGGCACCGGTATGCCCGAGGGGACTCGCACGTTGACGGCCACCGCCACCGACAAGGCTGGCAATGTCAGTCAGAGCCCGGCCACCGTGTCCTTCACCGTGGATGCCACTCCGCCGCAACCTCCGGTCATCACCGCGCCCGTTGAAGGGGCCTTGATCAACACCTCCACTCCCAGGATTTCGGGCACCGCCGAGCCCTCCACCCGCGTGCTCGTCCTGTCGGATGGCTGGCAGCTGGGAGAGACCCTCGTCGACGGCTCGGGCAACTGGAGCTTCACCCCCAACTCCGCGCCGCTGTACGAAGGGCGACGCAGGCTGACGGCGATCGCCGTGGATCCGGCGGAGAACTCCAGCCAGCCTTCGACGACTCGCGCCATCACCGTGGACACCCTGGCTCCGGTATCGCCCGAGGTGACGGCCCCCGCCGACGGCGCGTTCCTGAACGACCCCCTGCCCACCTTCACCGGCTACGCCGAGGATTCCAGCACCGTGTCGGTGTTCCTCGATGGAAGACTCTCGGGCACGGTGACCGCCAGCACCTCGGGCTCCTGGAGCTTCACGCCGTCCAGCCCCCTCGCGGACCGCACCTATTCCCTCACGGTCCAGGCCACGGACAGTGCCGGCAACACCAGCCAGGCCTCACCCGCACGCACCTTCACCGTGGATGGCCCTCCGCCCACTCCGACAGTGTCCCAGCCCGTCTCGGGGGCCACCATCACCGCCAGGTACACCTTCACCGGCTTCGCCGAGGCTTCCAGCCAGGTGTGGCTCGTGGTCGATGAGAAGCCGCTCGGCATGGTGATCGCGACGAGCTCCGGCGTCTGGAGCTTCGTGCCCTCCACGGGCCTGGCCGATGGAGCTCACACCTTGAAGGTCATCGCCACCGACCAGGCCGGCAATGCCAGTCCATACTCGGCCCCCATCTCCTTCACCGTGGATGGAACTCCGCCAGCGGCGCCCCTCATCACCGCACCACTCTCCGGAGCCCGCGTCGGCGCCCGGCCCCTCATCTCTGGCACCGCCGAGCCCTTCAGCCTCATCGAGGTCGTCATCGACGACACGGCGGCGGGCTCCGCCACCTGTGACGCCACGGGCAAGTGGAGTCTCATCTCCAGCGGGACGCTTTCCGAGGGTTCCCACTCCCTGACGGCCACCGCCACCGACATGGCGGGCAACGTCAGCCAGGCCTCCGCCGCGCGCACGTTCGTCGTCGACGCCGTGCCGCCCAGCGCTCCGGTGGTGACGGCACCCACCAGCGGGGCCCTGTTCAACACCCCCTGGCCCACCTTCTCCGGCCTGGCCGAGCCCAACAGCTCCATCACCCTCCTCATCGACGGCCAGCCGGTGGGCACGACCACCGCCAGTTCCTCGGGGACCTGGAGCCACACCCCCACCGAGGCGCTCGCGGAGGGCACGCGAGTGCTGACGGTCACCGCCACCGACATGGCGGGCAATACCAGCCGCCCCTCGGCCGCGCGCACCTTCACCGTGGACACCCTGGCTCCGGAGGCTCCCGTCATCACCTCGCCCGGGGTTGGCGCCCTCGTCAACACGGGCACCCCTTCGGTCTCCGGCACGGCCGAGCCCTCGAGCATCGTGGCGCTCTCTGTCGACGGGATGGCGGTGGGCCAGGTGTCCGCGAGCACCACGGGAGCATGGAGCTTCACCTTCACCACCCGGCTCTCCGATGGTTCGCATACCGTGACGGCCACCGCCAGGGATGGAGCGGGCAATACCAGCCCGGCCTCCGACGCGCGCTTCTTCACCGTGGACACCCAGGCACCGGCGGTCCCCGTGGTGATGGAGCCCACGATCGGGGCGCGGCTGCGCACCCGGACACCCACCCTCGAGGGCACGGCCGAGGCGGGCAGCCGGGTGTCGGTGATGCTCGACTCCGGTACGGTACTCAGCACCCACGCGAATGCCTCGGGCGTGTGGAGTCTCACGACCGAAGCCCTCTCCGAGGGTCCGCACGAGGTGAAGGCGAGAGCCACGGACGCCGCTGGCAATCCCAGCGCCTGGTCCACGGTCATCTCCTTCTTCGTGGAGACCCAGGCCCCGACGGGCCCGGTGACTCCGGCGGTGAGCGCGTCGGCGGCGAGCCCCACGGGCGCGACGACCGTCCCCACCTTCGAGGGCACGGCCGGACCGGGCACGCTGGTGCGGGTGTTGGTGGATGGAGAGGTGCTCACCACGGTGAGGGCGAGCGACTCGGGGACCTGGAGCTTCACCCCCTCCACACCGCTGAGCGAGGGTACCCACACGATGCGGGCCGTGGCGGTGGACGAAGAGGGCAACACCCTGGCCACTTCGTCCGAGGTTTCCTTCACCGTCCACCCGCCGGCCGGCTCCAGCAACCCCCCTGATGCCAACCCCCCTGATGCGTCCAGCCCGGGCACCGGCTACGGCTGCACGAGCACGAGTGCGAATGCCTGGGGCTGGTGGGGTCTGGCGCTGGTGTGGCTCTGGAAGCCCAACCGGCGCGGAAGCGCGCGTCGAACGGGGTGA
- a CDS encoding SDR family oxidoreductase, translating into MKTAFVTGSTGLLGNNLVRLLASRGVKVKALVRSPERAWKLLAGVPVELVKGDLADVESFASAMRGADVLFHTAAYFRDSYKGGSHEAGLMRINVEGTRALLEAAYGQGVRRVVHTSSIAVLAPRQGHRLTNETMGRDAEQEPDAYYRSKILADREVDTALERHPDLHASLVLPGFMNGPGDAGPTTAGQLVLDFLHGRLPGVINTRFSYVDARDVATALVVAAEKGQRGERYLAAGRDLHVGEALEVLSSVTGLPAPERQVPDALLGTLALMNEAWARLTGRPVLVSWQGFRTLRRERTNMAFDSSKAERTLGLRFRPLEETFTDAVQWFTANGYVDRARLPRLVGSV; encoded by the coding sequence ATGAAGACGGCATTCGTTACCGGAAGCACCGGACTGCTCGGAAACAACCTGGTCCGCCTGCTCGCGTCACGCGGAGTGAAGGTGAAGGCACTGGTACGCTCGCCCGAAAGGGCCTGGAAGCTGCTGGCCGGCGTGCCGGTGGAGCTCGTCAAAGGCGACCTGGCGGACGTGGAGTCCTTCGCGTCCGCGATGCGGGGCGCGGACGTGCTCTTCCACACCGCTGCCTACTTCCGGGACAGCTACAAGGGAGGCAGCCACGAGGCGGGGCTGATGCGCATCAACGTGGAGGGGACGCGCGCACTGCTGGAGGCGGCGTATGGGCAAGGAGTACGGCGAGTGGTGCACACGAGCTCCATCGCCGTGCTGGCGCCTCGACAGGGCCACCGCCTTACCAACGAGACGATGGGACGTGACGCGGAGCAAGAGCCGGACGCCTACTACCGCTCGAAAATCCTCGCGGACCGGGAGGTGGACACCGCCCTGGAGCGCCACCCGGATCTGCACGCCTCGCTGGTGCTGCCGGGCTTCATGAACGGGCCGGGAGACGCGGGCCCCACGACGGCGGGACAGCTGGTGCTGGACTTCCTGCACGGCCGGCTGCCCGGCGTCATCAACACGCGCTTCTCCTACGTGGACGCGCGGGACGTGGCCACCGCGCTGGTGGTCGCCGCCGAGAAGGGACAGCGAGGCGAGCGATACCTGGCGGCAGGCAGGGACCTGCACGTGGGCGAGGCGCTCGAGGTGCTCTCGTCGGTGACGGGGCTCCCGGCACCTGAACGGCAGGTACCGGACGCGCTGCTGGGAACGCTGGCGCTGATGAACGAGGCCTGGGCACGGCTCACCGGACGCCCGGTGCTGGTGAGCTGGCAGGGCTTCCGCACGCTGCGCCGCGAGCGGACGAACATGGCCTTCGACTCGTCCAAGGCCGAGCGGACGCTGGGCCTCCGCTTCCGGCCGCTCGAAGAGACCTTCACGGATGCCGTGCAATGGTTCACCGCGAACGGGTACGTGGACCGGGCGCGCCTGCCTCGGCTCGTGGGGTCCGTCTGA
- a CDS encoding YciI family protein gives MRTLLSVPVLLAVATGCATTQGATSPAVESAPAAAPAAKAPAKEFSMRTYYMGLLRRGPAWTKERTPEAIADGKGHMANIERLAKCGKLVLAGPFGWGDEAPADALAGIFIFDVATREEALALSQQDPAVKSGRFTIEVLPWYGPTGLTYEGHIPADPNVSCTP, from the coding sequence ATGCGAACCCTTCTCTCCGTTCCCGTCCTCCTCGCCGTCGCCACGGGCTGTGCCACCACCCAGGGCGCAACCTCTCCAGCGGTCGAGTCCGCTCCCGCGGCGGCTCCTGCCGCCAAGGCGCCGGCCAAGGAGTTCTCCATGCGCACCTACTACATGGGCCTCCTGCGTCGCGGGCCGGCGTGGACGAAGGAGCGCACGCCGGAGGCCATCGCGGACGGCAAGGGGCACATGGCCAACATCGAGCGGCTGGCGAAGTGCGGGAAGCTGGTCCTCGCCGGCCCCTTCGGCTGGGGAGACGAAGCACCGGCGGACGCCCTGGCCGGCATCTTCATCTTCGACGTGGCCACCCGCGAGGAGGCGCTCGCCCTCTCCCAGCAGGACCCGGCCGTGAAGTCTGGCCGCTTCACCATCGAGGTGCTGCCCTGGTACGGCCCCACCGGCCTCACGTACGAAGGCCACATCCCCGCCGACCCCAACGTGTCCTGCACGCCGTAG
- a CDS encoding LysR family transcriptional regulator — MNWDDLRYLLTVERAGSLSAAARALGVVTSTVGRRMTALERRLGTRLLARVPEGVRLTPEGRALVRTAAAIESQLHSAERGLKHEEGQLEGPVRLTIGDGFMAFLNPWLARFRERHPGVRVELSVDTRLVDLARQEADLGVRTVRPKGDSLVARKVGQLAWRLYASSRYLERAAPLREPEDLAGHAVVGFDAALSRMQQLRWLEERGAGRFVFRSNAALAVAGAVAAHQGVAALPCALASLYPELRPVLPEVELPLEDVWLVASREARKVPRVRALMGFLAEQFEESRSVMLGVR; from the coding sequence ATGAACTGGGATGACCTCCGCTACCTCCTCACCGTGGAGCGAGCCGGCTCGCTGTCCGCGGCCGCTCGCGCGCTGGGCGTCGTCACCTCCACCGTGGGTCGCCGGATGACGGCGCTGGAGCGGCGCCTGGGCACCCGGCTGCTCGCCCGCGTCCCCGAGGGCGTCCGGCTTACACCCGAGGGCCGCGCGCTGGTGCGCACCGCCGCGGCCATCGAGTCGCAGCTCCACAGCGCCGAGCGGGGGTTGAAGCACGAAGAGGGGCAGCTCGAGGGGCCGGTGCGTCTGACCATCGGGGATGGGTTCATGGCGTTCCTCAACCCCTGGCTGGCGCGCTTCCGGGAGCGACACCCGGGGGTGCGCGTGGAGCTGTCCGTCGACACGAGGTTGGTGGACCTGGCGCGCCAGGAGGCGGACCTGGGCGTGCGCACCGTACGTCCCAAGGGAGACTCGCTGGTGGCGCGCAAGGTGGGGCAGTTGGCCTGGAGGCTCTATGCCAGCTCTCGCTACCTGGAGCGCGCCGCGCCCCTGCGCGAACCGGAAGACCTGGCGGGGCATGCGGTCGTGGGCTTCGACGCGGCGCTCTCGCGCATGCAGCAGCTCCGCTGGTTGGAAGAGCGGGGCGCCGGGCGCTTCGTCTTTCGCAGCAACGCGGCCTTGGCCGTAGCAGGCGCGGTGGCCGCCCACCAGGGAGTGGCGGCGCTGCCTTGTGCGCTGGCCAGTCTCTACCCGGAGCTGCGGCCCGTCCTCCCGGAGGTGGAGCTGCCCCTGGAGGACGTGTGGCTCGTGGCCTCGCGCGAGGCCCGGAAGGTGCCGCGGGTGCGCGCGTTGATGGGCTTTCTCGCCGAGCAGTTCGAGGAATCACGCTCCGTGATGCTGGGCGTGCGCTGA